A single window of Chitinophaga sp. XS-30 DNA harbors:
- a CDS encoding SDR family oxidoreductase: protein MKTIFITGASSGLGKATAKLFAQKGWKVIATMRQPEKETELVALANMHLLPLDVTDGESVQKTVEAAIAISPVDVVFNNAGYGLTGPLEGYVDEQIARQFNTNVLGVIRVTQVFLPHLRERKSGLVINTTSIGGLVTFPFSSIYHATKWAVEGWSESMSYELAIHNIQMKTIAPGGIATDFMTRSLDMRKHEAYAEHFDRFLAGFSNPDSPLQFSSAESIATVVYEAATDGKDQLRYLAGNDARAIYEHRLKVGAEAFRKGVAKGLVS from the coding sequence ATGAAAACCATCTTTATAACCGGCGCATCTTCCGGCCTGGGAAAAGCTACAGCAAAATTGTTTGCCCAGAAAGGCTGGAAGGTAATTGCAACAATGCGTCAGCCTGAAAAAGAAACAGAGCTGGTGGCCCTTGCAAATATGCACCTTTTGCCATTAGACGTGACGGACGGGGAATCCGTTCAGAAGACAGTTGAAGCCGCCATTGCCATCAGCCCCGTCGATGTTGTATTCAATAATGCCGGTTACGGCTTAACCGGGCCATTAGAGGGGTATGTGGATGAACAGATAGCCCGACAGTTCAATACCAATGTATTGGGGGTAATCAGAGTAACACAGGTGTTTCTTCCACATCTGCGGGAAAGGAAAAGCGGGCTAGTTATAAATACCACATCTATAGGTGGATTGGTGACTTTCCCTTTTAGCTCAATTTACCATGCTACCAAATGGGCGGTTGAGGGCTGGAGCGAAAGCATGTCGTATGAGCTGGCAATACATAACATCCAAATGAAAACGATTGCTCCGGGAGGGATTGCGACGGATTTCATGACCAGATCCCTGGATATGAGGAAACATGAGGCCTACGCTGAGCATTTTGACCGGTTTTTAGCAGGTTTCAGCAATCCTGATAGTCCGCTGCAATTCTCATCTGCCGAATCCATTGCCACAGTAGTTTATGAAGCTGCCACCGATGGCAAAGACCAGCTCAGGTATCTTGCGGGAAATGACGCCAGAGCTATCTACGAACATAGGTTGAAGGTAGGTGCCGAAGCGTTCAGAAAAGGTGTGGCAAAAGGACTGGTTAGCTAA
- a CDS encoding alpha/beta fold hydrolase, translating to MMKSITTTIVLIAVAMILLSLTPGKTDPDVSVKNIVLVHGAFLDGSGWEPVYNILTKKGYHVSVTQHKLQSLETDIAEVNRIIDQQAGPCVLVGHSYGGVIISQAGNNSKVSGLVYIAAHAPEANEKRSELFRKYPPAYTSLIKGEDGYDYIDPEGFPEDFAADLPAPKAKFMAHAQMPTADICFQGLIDNPAWKLKPSWYMIAKSDRIINPELELFYARRMKAKKIVEIEGGSHSIYASRPEEVAHLIDAAAKALSK from the coding sequence ATGATGAAGAGCATAACCACAACTATTGTGCTGATCGCGGTCGCGATGATACTGCTTTCCCTGACACCGGGGAAAACCGATCCTGATGTATCCGTCAAAAACATCGTACTTGTGCACGGGGCCTTTTTAGATGGTTCCGGGTGGGAACCTGTGTATAACATCCTTACAAAGAAAGGATACCATGTATCGGTAACGCAACATAAATTACAAAGTTTAGAAACGGATATTGCGGAGGTAAACAGGATTATTGATCAGCAGGCCGGCCCTTGTGTATTGGTGGGTCACAGCTATGGAGGTGTTATTATATCACAGGCAGGTAATAACAGCAAAGTTTCGGGACTGGTGTACATCGCAGCTCATGCTCCCGAAGCCAACGAAAAAAGAAGTGAGCTTTTCCGGAAATATCCTCCGGCCTACACTTCATTGATCAAAGGCGAGGATGGCTATGACTATATCGATCCGGAAGGCTTTCCCGAAGACTTTGCTGCTGATTTGCCAGCGCCTAAAGCAAAATTTATGGCCCACGCTCAAATGCCTACAGCGGATATCTGCTTTCAGGGATTGATTGATAATCCGGCATGGAAGCTAAAGCCCTCCTGGTATATGATCGCTAAATCGGATAGAATCATCAACCCTGAGCTGGAACTTTTTTATGCGCGAAGAATGAAAGCAAAAAAGATCGTAGAGATCGAAGGCGGAAGTCATTCTATATATGCTTCCCGCCCGGAAGAGGTAGCCCATCTGATAGATGCAGCAGCAAAGGCTTTATCTAAATAA
- a CDS encoding SDR family oxidoreductase, whose protein sequence is MNKTVLITGTSSGFGASAANFFAENGWNVIATMRDTGKASGLSNSENIFVARLDVEDTASIQSAIDAGIKRFGKIDVLVNNAGYGLFGIFESAGREAIQNQFAVNVFGAMDVTRAILPHFRGNKSGVIINVSSGAGAIGFPMASIYSASKFALEGWSEGLRYELASVGIKVKVIEPGGAPQTGFLNRVGGESAGLQPINDYLPFLEQTGKMFQSMASGSDTDAVEKVVAAIYESATDNSTRLRYSPTQDIQPILHARRSSSEEAYQQFTTSIFTPANA, encoded by the coding sequence GCTGGAATGTTATCGCCACGATGCGTGATACCGGCAAAGCTTCAGGTTTAAGCAATTCGGAAAACATTTTTGTGGCCCGGCTGGATGTAGAAGATACAGCCTCCATACAATCAGCCATTGACGCCGGTATTAAGCGCTTCGGAAAGATTGATGTATTGGTAAATAACGCGGGATACGGGCTCTTCGGCATTTTTGAGAGTGCCGGCCGCGAAGCTATTCAAAACCAGTTTGCGGTAAATGTATTCGGGGCTATGGACGTAACCAGGGCTATACTCCCTCATTTTCGTGGAAACAAATCCGGGGTCATCATCAATGTGAGCTCGGGTGCAGGGGCCATTGGCTTTCCAATGGCATCCATTTACAGCGCCTCCAAATTTGCCTTGGAGGGTTGGTCAGAAGGACTTCGTTATGAACTGGCTTCTGTAGGAATCAAAGTAAAAGTGATTGAACCGGGCGGGGCCCCGCAAACAGGTTTCCTTAACCGTGTAGGCGGCGAAAGCGCAGGATTGCAACCGATCAATGATTACCTTCCTTTTCTGGAGCAAACCGGGAAAATGTTCCAATCGATGGCGTCAGGTTCCGACACCGATGCCGTGGAAAAAGTTGTGGCCGCCATTTACGAATCTGCTACCGACAACAGTACCCGTCTTCGGTACTCCCCAACTCAGGATATCCAGCCCATCTTACATGCCCGTCGCTCTTCCTCTGAGGAAGCCTATCAGCAGTTTACCACCAGCATTTTTACACCAGCCAATGCTTAA
- a CDS encoding AraC family transcriptional regulator — MIDQSVPKKELRYYKSISDLCKALGVPKPAHPLIVLINHDEISSNEVRYLVHDFYMISYKSNLHGKLKYGQGYYDFDEGGLIFVAPNQALSVIDEDKCQGRSLFVHPDFFAGHPLFKSITKFGFFGYNINEALHLSERERDKILHVFGDINDELETSIDDTSQELVISYIEVLLNYSNRYYKRQFITRKAVNSPVIERFETLLNSYYATGLALENGMPSVKFFSDQLNVSPGYLSDLLRSLTGLNTQQHIHGKLIEVAKQKLSNSDLTAAEIAYELGFEYPQSFNKLFKNKTGMTPLAFREQLN; from the coding sequence ATGATAGATCAGTCAGTTCCCAAAAAAGAATTACGATATTATAAATCCATTTCGGATTTATGCAAAGCACTCGGCGTTCCCAAGCCTGCCCACCCTTTGATTGTACTGATTAATCACGATGAAATATCTTCAAATGAAGTGCGTTACCTGGTTCATGACTTCTACATGATTTCGTATAAAAGTAATTTGCACGGCAAGCTAAAGTACGGCCAAGGCTATTACGATTTTGACGAAGGTGGGCTGATCTTTGTCGCTCCCAACCAGGCATTGTCCGTTATTGATGAGGATAAATGTCAGGGGCGAAGCTTATTTGTTCATCCCGACTTTTTTGCGGGCCACCCCTTGTTTAAATCAATAACTAAATTCGGATTTTTTGGTTACAATATCAATGAAGCCCTGCATCTTTCTGAAAGAGAAAGAGACAAAATTCTGCATGTGTTTGGGGATATTAATGACGAATTAGAGACCTCCATTGATGATACCAGCCAGGAACTGGTGATTTCTTATATAGAAGTCCTCTTAAATTACAGCAACCGATATTACAAACGACAGTTTATAACAAGAAAGGCCGTTAACAGTCCGGTTATAGAGCGATTTGAAACCCTATTGAATAGTTACTATGCCACTGGGCTGGCTTTGGAAAACGGAATGCCGTCCGTAAAGTTCTTCTCTGACCAACTTAACGTTTCCCCCGGATATTTAAGTGATTTGTTGCGCAGCCTTACCGGCCTTAATACACAGCAGCACATTCATGGGAAATTAATAGAAGTGGCCAAACAGAAACTCTCTAATTCAGACCTCACCGCAGCAGAAATCGCCTATGAGCTGGGCTTTGAATATCCGCAGTCTTTCAATAAACTGTTTAAAAACAAGACCGGTATGACACCGCTGGCGTTTAGAGAACAGCTTAATTAG